In Fusarium musae strain F31 chromosome 7, whole genome shotgun sequence, a single window of DNA contains:
- a CDS encoding hypothetical protein (EggNog:ENOG41), producing the protein MRSFRASRVPRLGRPRPQIRPYAVKVPPGECQKDIKTVAELKAWGPSAHVPDVEVCGWVRSVRKSSGVRFVDITDGSSMRPVQVVVDKNLATDMRPGAAVRLKGTWVDESRKQPAIGGTTQASSKGETSTSSEQPELKVSEVEVLGGSDPMTYPIQNKYQSPESLRTISHLRPRTPLNSTMLRFRSDATAMLTQFFFHERFQQTHPPIITSSDCEGAGEAFAVKASSPDEFFRDPKYLTVSSQLHLEALAQALGNVWTLSPTFRAEQSDTSRHLSEFYMLEAEMSFVDNMEEVMNLAQRMLNSMTSGLKELNAAKELEQNRVDSKEPSERLAFNDLVDQEQLDRRWRGMLTTKTWPRITYSEALEILKPIADQFEHKPTWGSGLQSEHEKYLAEKLGYDEATDAYVPIFITQYPREIKAFYMRQSSSSPASGLTVDCFDLLVPHLGELAGGSMRENRLPQLEENMRALGLEVPSKRSDKGKELAWYLDLRRWGCPPHGGFGLGFDRLLSYLTGVPNVRDVVPFPRHYHRCDC; encoded by the exons ATGAGATCGTTTCGTGCATCGAGAGTGCCAAGATTGGGAAGACCAAGGCCCCAAATAAGGCCGTATGCGGTCAAGGTTCCTCCTGGCGAGTGCCAGAAGGATATCAAAACTGTGGCTGAGCTTAAAGCTTGGGGCCCATCGGCCCATGTGCCTGATGTCGAAGTTTGCGGATGGGTCAGATCAGTGCGGAAGAGCTCAGGGGTACGCTTTGTCGACATCACCGATGGATCGTCCATGCGACCTGTTCAGGTGGTCGTGGACAAGAATCTAGCCACGGA TATGCGTCCAGGTGCAGCTGTCCGCTTAAAAGGAACATGGGTTGATGAGAGCAGAAAACAGCCTGCCATCGGTGGGACAACTCAGGCTTCGAGCAAGGGCGAAACGTCAACAAGCTCAGAACAGCCAGAGCTTAAGGTCTCAGAGGTGGAGGTTCTCGGAGGCTCTGATCCTATG ACCTATCCGATCCAGAACAAATATCAGTCCCCTGAAAGTCTTCGCACTATCTCACATCTGCGGCCAAGAACGCCTCTAAACTCAACAATGCTACGATTTCGATCAGATGCCACCGCCATGCTCACACAGTTCTTCTTCCATGAGCGATTTCAGCAAACGCACCCTCCTATCATTACTTCCTCTGATTGTGAGGGTGCTGGAGAAGCATTTGCTGTCAAAGCATCTTCTCCTGACGAGTTCTTCCGTGATCCCAAGTATCTGACTGTCTCTTCTCAGCTCCATCTTGAGGCTCTCGCTCAGGCGCTCGGCAACGTCTGGACCTTATCCCCAACATTTCGTGCCGAGCAGAGTGATACGTCGAGACATCTCAGCGAGTTTTACATgctcgaggctgagatgagCTTCGTTGATAATATGGAGGAAGTCATGAACCTAGCACAGCGCATGCTGAACTCGATGACCAGTGGGTTGAAGGAGCTGAATGCTGCaaaggagcttgagcagAACCGGGTTGACTCGAAGGAACCTTCCGAGCGCCTGGCATTTAACGACCTAGTTGACCAGGAACAACTGGATCGTCGATGGCGAGGTAtgctcaccaccaagacatGGCCTAGGATCACGTACAgtgaagctcttgagattCTCAAGCCTATTGCCGACCAATTTGAGCACAAGCCTACATGGGGTTCTGGTCTGCAATCGGAACATGAGAAGTACCTCGCTGAGAAGTTAGGTTACGACGAGGCCACGGATGCATACGTTCCAATCTTCATAACACAGTATCCGCGGGAGATCAAGGCATTCTACATGCGCCAGTCATCCTCGTCTCCGGCTTCGGGTCTGACAGTGGACTGTTTTGACCTCCTGGTTCCTCACCTGGGTGAACTGGCTGGCGGCTCTATGCGTGAGAACCGTCTGCCTCAACTCGAGGAGAACATGCGGGCCCTTGGTCTAGAAGTTCCCAGCAAGCGCTCcgacaagggcaaggagcTGGCCTGGTATCTCGACCTGCGTCGCTGGGGTTGCCCCCCTCACGGTGGCTTCGGACTTGGTTTCGACCGACTTCTAAGCTACCTCACTGGCGTGCCCAACGTCCGTGATGTCGTCCCTTTTCCACGCCACTACCATCGATGCGACTGCTAA
- a CDS encoding hypothetical protein (EggNog:ENOG41) produces the protein MADYAQYHALGHGEVIDPNDPNRTSQPSAQQFQPPIAPSPYQQQASPYGAPQYLGGQQAPPPMTGSPAPALGYGYAPPQAQAPPGQAPPPQDATLAAQLGGMNLGDGHGTARRKKKDRHAYHTVEPTGSSQAFNGMPPQGTSATQFLDSVPGGPGFGGQFGSPQGTPQMQSQSQFSAPVNPAFGPGPVPGTPGVGEGLGTASVSTSGPKGVSPDDMPSVPASRDAIQQYYLKNVYPTFERHVPPPSTVSFVAYDQGNSSPKYTRLTLNNIPTTQDALQATGLSLGLLLQPLAPLQAGEAEIPVLDFGEPGPPRCRRCRAYMNPFMMFRSGGNKFVCNLCAYPNDTPPEYFSATNPQGVRVDRDTRPELHRGTVEFVVPKEYWTREPVGLRWLFLIDVTQESYNKGYVEAFCEGIRVALYGGEDQELDENGEPKRRIPEGAKVGFVTYDKDIHFYNVNPALDQAQMMIMPDLEDPFVPLSEGLFVDPYDSKDVITSLLTRLPDMFSTIKNPEPALLAALNSALAALEATGGKVVASCSALPTWGPGRLFMRDNGNHPGGEIDKKLYTTEHPAWKKVAEKMAASGVGADFFLAAPSGGYLDIATIGHVSSTTGGETFYYPNFIAARDSRKLSLEISHAVTRETGFQALMKVRCSNGLQVSGYHGNFIQHTFGADLEIGVIDADKAMGVSFSYDGKLDPKLDAHFQSALLYTTASGERRVRCSNVIASVTETSKESGAREQGIRECLKFVDQDAVIGMLAKEASSKLATTSSNLKDIRHWLSEKAIDVLACYRKHAAQQHPPGQLVMPERLKEYCMYLLGLLKCRALKGGVENSDRRVHEMRMLRSMGALELSLYLYPRMIPIHNLAPEEGFADPETGHLKMPPAIRTSFSRVEPGGVYLVDNGQQCLLWFHSQTSPNLISDLFGEDKDSLKSLDPYTSALPLLETHLNAQVRNIIEFLRTMRGSKGLTIQLARQGIDGAEFDFARMLVEDRNNEAQSYVDWLVHIHKGVQLELSGQRKKEGEEHTAASLSNFAGLRPAYW, from the exons ATGGCCGACTACGCTCAGTACCACGCTCTTGGACACGGCGAGGTTATTGACCCCAATGATCCTAACCGAACATCTCAACCCTCTGCGCAACAGTTCCAACCGCCAATCGCTCCCTCACCTTACCAACAACAAGCATCCCCATATGGAGCACCCCAATATCTTGGAGGCCAGCAAGCGCCTCCTCCTATGACTGGCTCTCCCGCACCAGCTCTTGGATACGGTTATGCAcctcctcaggctcaggctcctcCAGGCCAAGCTCCTCCACCACAAGATGCTACACTGGCCGCTCAGCTTGGTGGAATGAACTTGGGAGATGGACATGGCACagcgagaaggaagaagaaggatcgtCATGCATACCATACCGTTGAACCTACCGGTTCCTCGCAAGCCTTCAATGGCATGCCTCCCCAGGGGACCTCGGCTACACAGTTCCTCGACAGCGTCCCTGGCGGTCCCGGTTTTGGAGGTCAATTTGGAAGCCCCCAGGGAACTCCCCAGATGCAAAGTCAGAGCCAATTTAGTGCGCCAGTTAACCCGGCATTTGGTCCTGGTCCTGTTCCTGGAACACCCGGTGTCGGCGAGGGCCTCGGTACAGCCTCAGTGTCTACCAGCGGACCCAAGGGAGTGTCACCTGACGACATGCCCAGCGTACCGGCCTCGCGAGATGCTATCCAGCAGTACTACCTCAAGAACGTCTATCCCACCTTCGAACGACATGTCCCTCCTCCCTCGACCGTTTCCTTTGTTGCCTACGACCAGGGCAACTCGTCACCGAAGTACACTCGACTCacactcaacaacatcccCACTACTCAGGACGCTCTGCAGGCTACCGGCCTTTCTCTGGGACTCTTGCTGCAGCCGCTAGCTCCTCTGCAGGCTGGAGAAGCCGAAATTCCTGTCCTCGACTTTGGTGAACCTGGACCCCCACGATGCAGACGATGCCGAGCTTATATGAACCCCTTTATGATGTTCCGTTCAGGTGGAAACAAATTTGTCTGCAACCTCTGCGCATATCCCAACGATACTCCTCCCGAATATTTCTCTGCGACCAACCCACAAGGTGTCCGAGTTGATCGTGACACTCGACCCGAGCTTCACCGAGGAACTGTAGAGTTTGTGGTGCCTAAAGAGTACTGGACCAGGGAGCCCGTGGGATTGCGATGGTTGTTCCTTATCGACGTAACCCAAGAATCCTATAATAAGGGTTATGTTGAGGCTTTCTGTGAGGGTATCCGTGTTGCTCTATATGGTGGTGAAGATCAAGAGTTGGATGAGAATGGAGAGCCGAAACGTAGGATACCAGAAGGTGCCAAGGTTGGATTCGTCACGTACGACAAGGACATTCACTTCTACAATGTCAAC CCTGCCCTGGATCAAGCTCAGATGATGATCATGCCTGACCTTGAGGACCCCTTTGTGCCCCTGAGTGAGGGACTCTTTGTCGACCCATATGATTCCAAGGATGTGATCACATCTCTGCTTACTAGGCTTCCGGATATGTTCTCTACCATCAAAAACCCCGAGCCCGCCCTTCTCGCCGCCCTGAACTCAGCACTTGCCGCCCTCGAGGCGACGGGAGGTAAGGTTGTGGCATCATGCTCTGCGCTGCCAACATGGGGCCCTGGTCGTCTATTCATGCGTGACAATGGTAATCACCCTGGAGGTGAAATCGACAAGAAGCTCTACACAACTGAGCACCCGGCCtggaagaaggttgctgagaagatggctgcTTCCGGTGTCGGTGCTGATTTCTTCCTTGCTGCTCCTTCTGGTGGTTATCTTGATATTGCGACTATTG GTCATGTTTCCTCAACCACTGGCGGAGAGACCTTTTACTACCCTAACTTCATCGCTGCGAGGGATAGCCGAAAGTTATCACTCGAGATCTCACACGCCGTGACCAGAGAGACTGGTTTCCAAGCTCTTATGAAGGTCCGATGCTCTAACGGCCTCCAAGTCTCGGGCTACCATGGCAACTTTATCCAACACACCTTTGGTGCCGACTTGGAAATTGGCGTTATTGATGCTGATAAGGCAATGGGTGTCAGCTTTAGTTACGATGGCAAGCTGGATCCCAAGCTTGATGCTCACTTCCAGTCTGCCCTTCTCTATACAACGGCTTCAGGCGAGCGACGCGTGCGATGTTCAAATGTTATTGCCAGCGTTACGGAAACCTCCAAGGAATCGGGTGCGCGTGAACAGGGTATTCGTGAGTGCCTCAAGTTTGTTGATCAGGACGCTGTCATTGGTATGCTTGCAAAGGAAGCCAGCTCGAAGTTGGCGACTACATCAAGTAACCTCAAGGATATCCGTCACTGGCTAAGTGAGAAGGCTATCGACGTTCTTGCCTGCTATCGAAAGCATGCCGCTCAGCAGCATCCTCCAGGACAGCTTGTCATGCCTGAGCGATTAAAGgagtactgtatgtacctTCTGGGTCTCCTCAAGTGCCGAGCACTCAAGGGAGGTGTCGAGAACTCAGACCGCAGAGTCCACGAGATGCGGATGCTTCGTTCTATGGGTGCTCTCGAGCTGAGCCTGTATCTGTACCCCCGAATGATTCCTATCCACAACCTCGCACCTGAAGAGGGCTTCGCCGACCCCGAGACAGGCCATCTCAAGATGCCCCCTGCGATCCGCACATCATTCTCACGAGTCGAGCCTGGTGGCGTGTATCTGGTTGACAATGGCCAACAGTGTCTCCTTTGGTTCCACTCACAGACTTCTCCTAACCTCATCTCTGATCTGTTTGGTGAAGACAAGGACTCCCTCAAGAGTCTTGACCCCTACACATCAGCTCTACCACTGCTAGAGACTCACCTCAACGCTCAAGTCCGCAACATTATCGAGTTCCTCCGAACGATGCGTGGCTCAAAGGGTCTCACTATCCAGCTCGCTCGACAAGGCATTGACGGCGCCGAGTTTGACTTTGCCCGTATGCTCGTGGAAGATCGTAACAACGAGGCTCAGAGCTACGTGGATTGGCTGGTACACATTCACAAGGGTGTTCAGTTGGAG CTGAGCGGGCAACGTAAgaaggagggcgaggagcACACGGCGGCAAGCTTGTCAAACTTTGCAGGCTTGAGACCAGCTTATTGGTAG
- a CDS encoding hypothetical protein (EggNog:ENOG41), whose protein sequence is MPPKAAAAAPKKSGHASYQDMITDAIVNLKDRKGSSRQSLKKYVKANNTLNVTDNMFDSLFNKALKAGVDKGVFEQPKGPSGGTKLAKKQPEAKKPAAPKKPAAEKKEAAEKPAAKKPAAKKPTAPKKAATEKKAAPPKKAAAEKKTTEKKAEKAEKPATAKKPAAPKKPAAPKKADKAEKPETALTKTKTGRVTKTPKTAAPKKTTAPKKAAPKKAATKA, encoded by the exons ATGCCTCCCAAAGCCGCTGCCGCCGCTCCCAAGAAGTCTGGCCACGCCAGCTATCAG GACATGATCACTGATGCCATTGTCAAC CTCAAGGACCGAAAGGGCTCTAG CCGTCAATCATTGAAGAAGTatgtcaaggccaacaacaCTCTCAATGTCACCGACAATATGTTCGACtctctcttcaacaaggcCTTGAAGGCTGGTGTCGACAAGGGTGTCTTTGAGCAGCCTAAGGGTCCTTCCGGTGGTACCAAGctcgccaagaagcagccTGAGGCTAAGAAGCCCGCTGCTCCTAAGAAGCCTgctgccgagaagaaggaggccgCTGAGAAGCCTGCCGCTAAGAAGCCCGCTGCTAAGAAGCCCACCGCccccaagaaggctgctaccgagaagaaggctgccccccccaagaaggctgccgctgagaagaagaccaccgagaagaaagccgagaaggctgagaagccTGCTACTGCCAAGAAGCCCGCTGCCCCCAAGAAGCCTGCAGCTCCCAAGAAG GccgacaaggctgagaagcccGAGACCGCTCtcacaaagacaaagacaggTCGCGTCACCAAGACCCCCAAGACAGCAGCCCCAAAGAAGACTACTGCACCTAAGAAGGCAGCACCCAAGAAGGCCGCTACCAAGGCGTAA
- a CDS encoding hypothetical protein (EggNog:ENOG41), whose protein sequence is MASSNPFRKSAAITVDSASFPNSTSSAASRFPALDQIETAPTPPPPTSFQQVGSSTIDSKSKITKKVRVLSPPPLSPDSPEWAFAAPSIAQHTANQQNEDDPFDATSTDDSDREMVAAAARGYAPNGGQGIGNPFSKTLRSVDSPVAEQKLEHERKEEGHALKAGNTARRSLDVNSFKRLLMTGNTESDKSSPPKIRQSMLPPAKNTKDRPSVFRRISHDDSKDISAPENALQEASLISEEASDTPEDDIDQENVSDSSASAQLSSKNSKRPPPPPSSRHGKSIKLDLVGQASREPLATLSSDMNKPLPPAPVRRSMEEGGDSPFDREAAGKVPETEGDVGLASPEPSGGSRKAVPAPPPRRGHARGESKTYASGLGLTQQQFVHNEENLSRSSSIRSRPEHNRRDSHAAAPPPPPPPRFHHTSRQSMQVPLGVASSLTYLSQSSSSPAPSLDVDMSTTSTPSQLRQSSTVELTPRGTQSGTHQPVTATKSWAPPPPPARNTSVRRPASIRSVDSTSRRISFEAKPHNQMAPPPPPRRQRGSSRGSVDGPRRTSLDGVGKAGSSQVAEEEPDSVAATVGSGPTSPQSANEPGKSVDILADLDALQREVDALRGKLG, encoded by the coding sequence ATGGCATCGTCTAATCCGTTTCGCAAGAGTGCCGCCATTACGGTAGACTCAGCTTCTTTTCCCAACTCAACATCCTCCGCTGCTTCTCGTTTCCCTGCTCTCGATCAAATTGAAACAGCACCtactcctccgcctccgacCAGCTTCCAGCAAGTTGGCTCTTCAACGATTGACTCGAAATCTAAGATTACGAAAAAAGTCCGCGTACTATCACCCCCGCCGCTGTCTCCCGACTCTCCCGAATGGGCATTTGCGGCACCTTCTATAGCGCAACACACTGCGAACCAACAAAATGAGGACGATCCGTTCGATGCGACGTCTACCGACGATAGCGACCGCGAAATGGTAGCTGCGGCTGCCCGTGGCTATGCTCCGAATGGCGGTCAGGGCATAGGAAACCCATTCAGCAAGACATTACGCAGTGTTGATTCTCCCGTCGCAGAACAAAAGCTTGAGCATGAgcgcaaagaagaaggccatgcGCTCAAAGCTGGTAATACAGCTAGGAGGTCTCTGGACGTCAATTCTTTCAAACGATTACTGATGACGGGTAATACGGAGTCGGACAAGTCTTCGCCGCCGAAAATCCGACAGTCAATGCTGCCACCAGCCAAGAACACAAAAGACAGACCGTCTGTTTTCCGAAGAATCTCACATGATGATTCCAAAGATATATCGGCCCCCGAGAATGCACTCCAAGAAGCATCTCTCATATCTGAAGAAGCCTCGGATACCCCGGAAGACGATATTGATCAAGAGAACGTTTCTGACTCAAGCGCTTCTGCTCAACTGAGCTCAAAGAACAGCAAGAgaccgccgccgccacctAGCTCGCGACATGGCAAGTCCATAAAGCTGGATCTGGTTGGTCAAGCATCTCGAGAACCTCTTGCGACACTGTCATCAGATATGAACAAACCGCTTCCGCCCGCGCCAGTGAGAAGAAGCATGGAAGAAGGGGGCGACTCGCCGTTTGACCGTGAAGCAGCTGGCAAAGTTCCAGAGACCGAAGGTGATGTGGGATTAGCATCGCCAGAACCATCAGGCGGCAGCCGAAAGGCGGTTCCTGCACCACCACCTCGACGAGGTCACGCGAGAGGAGAGAGCAAGACCTATGCGTCTGGTCTAGGCTTGACACAGCAGCAATTTGTGCACAATGAAGAGAACTTATCACGGTCATCATCTATAAGATCCCGACCTGAGCACAACCGACGTGACTCACATGCAGCAGCacctccaccaccgccaccaccaagatTTCATCACACCTCGAGACAGTCGATGCAGGTGCCATTGGGGGTGGCCTCAAGCCTCACGTATCTGAGCCAATCGTCATCATCCCCGGCTCCATCCCTGGATGTCGATATGAGCACCACCTCCACGCCATCACAGCTGCGTCAATCTTCCACAGTCGAGTTAACACCGAGAGGTACGCAATCAGGAACACATCAGCCCGTGACGGCAACGAAATCCTGggctccaccaccaccacctgcGCGAAACACATCTGTCCGACGACCTGCGAGTATCAGAAGTGTTGACAGCACTAGTCGGCGGATCTCATTCGAAGCAAAACCTCATAATCAGATGGCAccccctccaccacctcgaAGGCAGCGAGGCAGCAGCCGTGGCAGCGTCGATGGACCTCGGAGGACGAGTCTTGATGGTGTAGGGAAGGCTGGATCGAGTCAAGTGGCCGAGGAGGAGCCTGACAGTGTCGCAGCGACAGTCGGCTCGGGTCCCACATCTCCGCAATCGGCAAACGAGCCAGGGAAGAGTGTTGACATCTTGGCTGACCTGGACGCCCTACAACGAGAGGTGGACGCCCTGCGGGGGAAACTGGGATGA
- a CDS encoding hypothetical protein (EggNog:ENOG41) has protein sequence MFRPILRQCARRAAIPLRPCATRTFASASGPTFNWEDPLASNNLLTEEERAIGETAERYCQEQLLPRVLQAYRDESYDPKILEEMGELGLLGATIEGYDCAGVSSVAGGLITRAVERVDSGYRSGMSVQSSLVMGGIFEHGTAEQKEKFLPQMAKGKLLGAFGLTEPNHGSDPGSMETVAKPHPTKKGYYSLSGSKTWITNSPIADVLLVWAKLQDTGKIRGFLVERKDCPPGTLETPAIKDKNGLRASITGMIHLDNCPVPDVNMFPDVEGLRGPFSCLNNARYGIALGVMGALEDCIARARTYALERKQFKGNPLAKYQLVQKKLADATTDAAYGTLAAIQVGRLKDEGKATPEMISMVKRQNCDTALKNARVLQEIFGGNAASDEYMIGRHVANLYVTQTYEGQSDIHSLILGRAITGIQAFV, from the exons ATGTTTCGCCCTATCCTCAGACAATGCGCTCGAAGAGCTGCTATTCCTCTGCGACCATGCGCCACAAGGACCTTTGCCTCGGCATCTGGACCTACCTTTAACTGGGAGGATCCTTTGGCCTCGAATAACCTCCTGACTGAAGAGGAGCGTGCAATTGGCGAGACTGCAGAGAGATACTGCCAAGAGCAATTGCTACCCCGCGTTCTAC AGGCCTATCGCGACGAGTCCTACGATCCTAAGATACTCGAGGAGATGGGCGAGCTTGGGCTACTGGGCGCTACGATCGAGGGATATGATTGCGCTGGCGTGTCCTCTGTTGCTGGTGGTTTGATCACACGAGCTGTGGAGAGGGTGGACAGCGGCTACCGATCTGGAATGTCCGTTCAGTCTTCGTTGGTGATGGGTGGTATCTTTGAGCACGGTACTGCagagcagaaggagaagttcCTACCTCAGATGGCCAAGGGCAAGCTCCTCGGTGCCTTTGGCTTGACAGAACCTAACCACGGCAGTGATCCTGGAAGCATGGAGACAGTGGCAAAGCCTCATCCCACCAAGAAGGGCTACTATTCTCTGAGCGGTTCAAAGACATGGATCACAAACAGCCCTATCGCCGATGTCTTGTTGGTATGGGCAAAGTTGCAAGACACAGGCAAGATTCGAGGTTTCTTGGTGGAGCGCAAGGACTGCCCACCAGGAACTCTCGAGACACCAGctatcaaggacaagaatggTCTTCGAGCCTCGATCACTGGCATGATCCATCTTGACAACTGTCCTGTGCCAGATGTCAACATGTTCCCCGACGTTGAAGGCCTAAGAGGCCCCTTCAGCTGCCTGAACAACGCTCGATACGGCATTGCCTTGGGCGTCATGGGTGCTCTTGAGGACTGCATCGCCCGTGCCCGAACATACGCCCTCGAGCGCAAGCAATTCAAAGGCAACCCCCTCGCCAAGTACCAACTCGTtcagaagaagctcgccGACGCGACAACAGATGCCGCCTACGGCACACTCGCCGCCATCCAGGTTGGCCGTCTCAAGGACGAGGGTAAGGCTACGCCCGAGATGATCAGCATGGTGAAGCGACAGAACTGCGATACGGCCCTCAAAAACGCACGAGTCCTCCAGGAGATCTTTGGAGGCAATGCTGCGAGTGATGAGTACATGATTGGCCGACATGTGGCGAATCTCTATGTGACACAGACTTATGAGGGCCAGAGTGACATTCACA GCCTTATCTTGGGACGTGCTATTACTGGTATTCAGGCATTCGTGTAA
- the UBC1 gene encoding Ubiquitin-conjugating enzyme E2 1 (EggNog:ENOG41), with product MALKRINKELTDLGRDPPSSCSAGPVGEDLFHWQATIMGPSDSPYSGGVFFLAIHFPTDYPFKPPKVNFTTRIYHPNINSNGSICLDILRDQWSPALTISKVLLSICSMLTDPNPDDPLVPEIAHVYKTDRPRYEATAREWTRKYAI from the exons ATGGCTCTTAAGCGCATTAACAAGGAGCTCACTGATCTCGGCCG AGATCCACCCTCTTCTTGCTCTGCCGGCCCTGTCGGCGAGGATTTG TTCCACTGGCAAGCTACTATTATGGGACCT AGTGACTCTCCATACTCCGGCGGTGTCTTCTTCCTGGCCATTCACTTCCCTACCGACTACCCTTTCAAGCCTCCCAAGGTCAACTTCACTACCCGCATCTACCACCCCAACATCAACTCCAATGGTAGCATCTGCCTGGATATTCTGCGTGACCAGTGGAGTCCTGCGTTGACCATCTCTAAAG TCCTTCTGTCCATCTGCTCGATGTTGACAGACCCCAACCCTGACGATCCTCTTGTGCCCGAGATTGCCCATGTCTACAAGACTGACCGACCCCGATACGAGGCCACAGCTCGGGAGTGGACTCGAAAGTATGCAATCTAG